From Musa acuminata AAA Group cultivar baxijiao chromosome BXJ3-8, Cavendish_Baxijiao_AAA, whole genome shotgun sequence, one genomic window encodes:
- the LOC135645499 gene encoding auxin response factor 12-like isoform X2, whose product MTLQPLRLQEQKDAYFLIEMGVVSKQPVNYFCKTLTASDTSTHGGFSVRRRAAEKVFPPLDFSQQPPAQELVARDLHGVEWKFKHIYRGQPKRHLLTTGWSVFIGAKRLVAGDSVLFIWNEKNQLLLGIRRANRPQTVMPSSVLSSDSMHIGLLAAAAHAAATNGCFTVFYNPRANPSEFVIPLSKYVKAVFHTRVSAGMRFRMLFETEECSIRRYMGTITGTSDLDPVRWPNSHWRSVKVGWDESTAGERQPRVSLWEIEPLTTFPMYPSLFPLRLNRPWHLGGPFSQDTKEDELNAPIWLRNDAGEQGSHPFNSPSLGMGSWMHERLEPLLPGNEVSQYQAMSAAALEAIRGVDILRPHLLQYQQPFQFLQHLQHQDFQQVISSPSLRLLENQPTSVPQQQLQQLLSEQHKQQVQQTHAYADTFEIPNNHPQQQSSLSSQFYEKPIIPDSSFNIFPITTSSSVQGIFGSTYPEGNTDLLNCSQLGQSQQPMKPKHNESQVTPFGAGALLPSFAEKDGSGGNQNCPSFQNHVSSLLSIAAPNLTMNATLGDASATPYVASCIQNSLYGYLDESSNLLQNSGESNPQSQTFVKVYKSGSVGRSLDISRFSNYDELRVELGHMFGVGGLLEDPRRSGWQLVFVDRENDVILLGDDPWESFVNNVWYIKILSPEDLHKMGKQGID is encoded by the exons ATGACTTTGCAACCTTTAAGACTG CAAGAGCAGAAAGATGCTTATTTTCTTATTGAGATGGGCGTTGTAAGCAAGCAGCCAGTGAATTATTTCTGCAAGACTCTAACGGCAAGTGATACGAGCACACATGGAGGGTTTTCTGTGCGTCGTCGAGCAGCTGAGAAAGTCTTCCCTCCCCTG GATTTCTCGCAGCAGCCACCAGCTCAGGAGCTTGTTGCCCGTGACCTTCACGGTGTTGAATGGAAGTTCAAGCACATCTACCGAG GTCAACCAAAAAGGCATCTGCTTACTACAGGCTGGAGTGTGTTCATCGGTGCCAAGAGATTAGTCGCTGGGGATTCTGTTCTTTTTATCTG GAATGAAAAGAATCAGCTTTTGTTGGGAATCAGGCGTGCTAATCGTCCTCAAACTGTGATGCCATCATCAGTTTTGTCAAGTGACAGCATGCATATagggctgcttgctgcagcagctcATGCTGCTGCTACAAACGGCTGTTTTACAGTATTTTACAATCCAAG GGCAAATCCATCTGAGTTCGTGATACCACTTTCTAAGTATGTTAAGGCTGTATTTCACACACGTGTGTCAGCTGGGATGCGATTTCGGATGCTCTTTGAGACTGAAGAATGCAGTATTCGCAG GTATATGGGAACAATTACTGGCACAAGTGATTTGGATCCTGTACGCTGGCCAAATTCGCATTGGAGATCGGTCAAG GTTGGCTGGGATGAATCGACAGCAGGTGAGAGGCAGCCAAGAGTGTCATTGTGGGAAATCGAGCCTCTAACAACCTTTCCCATGTATCCGTCTTTGTTTCCTCTTAGGCTAAATCGTCCTTGGCATCTTGGAGGCCCTTTTTCTCAGG ACACCAAAGAAGATGAGCTAAATGCCCCCATATGGCTGAGGAATGATGCTGGTGAACAAGGCTCGCATCCCTTCAATTCCCCATCGCTTGGTATGGGCTCCTGGATGCATGAGAGACTCGAGCCGTTGCTACCAGGGAATGAGGTCAGTCAGTACCAAGCCATGTCAGCTGCCGCTTTGGAGGCCATTCGAGGCGTGGATATTCTGAGACCACATCTTTTACAATATCAGCAACCATTTCAATTTCTCCAACATTTGCAGCATCAAGATTTTCAGCAGGTCATCAGTTCTCCATCACTACGTTTATTAGAGAACCAACCAACCTCTGTTCCACAGCAACAGTTGCAGCAGCTACTAAGTGAACAGCACAAGCAGCAGGTTCAACAAACACATGCCTATGCAGACACATTTGAGATTCCCAACAATCACCCGCAGCAACAGTCGAGTTTGTCCTCTCAATTTTATGAGAAGCCCATCATTCCAGATTCAAGCTTTAATATCTTTCCCATCACAACATCGAGTTCTGTCCAGGGTATATTTGGATCTACTTACCCTGAAGGGAACACTGACCTTCTTAACTGTTCTCAACTTGGTCAGAGCCAGCAGCCAATGAAACCAAAACACAATGAGTCTCAGGTGACTCCTTTCGGTGCTGGAGCTCTTCTTCCATCATTTGCAGAGAAGGATGGTTCTGGTGGAAATCAAAATTGTCCTAGTTTCCAGAATCatgtctcctctctcctctctattGCAGCTCCTAACTTAACTATGAATGCAACTCTCGGTGATGCATCTGCCACGCCATATGTTGCTTCATGCATTCAAAACTCTCTTTATGGATATTTGGATGAATCATCAAACTTACTGCAAAATTCAGGAGAGAGCAATCCACAATCCCAAACTTTTGTGAAG GTTTATAAGTCTGGATCAGTTGGACGGTCTTTAGACATATCCCGGTTCAGCAACTACGATGAACTGCGTGTGGAGCTGGGTCATATGTTTGGAGTTGGGGGTCTATTGGAAGATCCTCGTAGATCAGGCTGGCAGCTTGTATTTGTCGACAGGGAGAACGATGTGATTCTCCTTGGAGACGATCCCTGGGA ATCATTTGTGAATAATGTCTGGTATATCAAAATACTTTCTCCTGAAGATTTGCATAAGATGGGAAAGCAGGGGATTGATTGA
- the LOC135645499 gene encoding auxin response factor 12-like isoform X1, which yields MKLSTVGIGQQEPEEEEKRCLNSELWHACAGPLVCLPTAGTRVVYFPQGHSEQVAVSTNKEAEGHIPNYPSLPPQLFCQLHNVTMHADPETDEVYAQMTLQPLRLQEQKDAYFLIEMGVVSKQPVNYFCKTLTASDTSTHGGFSVRRRAAEKVFPPLDFSQQPPAQELVARDLHGVEWKFKHIYRGQPKRHLLTTGWSVFIGAKRLVAGDSVLFIWNEKNQLLLGIRRANRPQTVMPSSVLSSDSMHIGLLAAAAHAAATNGCFTVFYNPRANPSEFVIPLSKYVKAVFHTRVSAGMRFRMLFETEECSIRRYMGTITGTSDLDPVRWPNSHWRSVKVGWDESTAGERQPRVSLWEIEPLTTFPMYPSLFPLRLNRPWHLGGPFSQDTKEDELNAPIWLRNDAGEQGSHPFNSPSLGMGSWMHERLEPLLPGNEVSQYQAMSAAALEAIRGVDILRPHLLQYQQPFQFLQHLQHQDFQQVISSPSLRLLENQPTSVPQQQLQQLLSEQHKQQVQQTHAYADTFEIPNNHPQQQSSLSSQFYEKPIIPDSSFNIFPITTSSSVQGIFGSTYPEGNTDLLNCSQLGQSQQPMKPKHNESQVTPFGAGALLPSFAEKDGSGGNQNCPSFQNHVSSLLSIAAPNLTMNATLGDASATPYVASCIQNSLYGYLDESSNLLQNSGESNPQSQTFVKVYKSGSVGRSLDISRFSNYDELRVELGHMFGVGGLLEDPRRSGWQLVFVDRENDVILLGDDPWESFVNNVWYIKILSPEDLHKMGKQGID from the exons ATGAAGCTTTCCACAGTAGGTATCGGTCAGCAAGAACCAGAAG aggaggagaagagatgcTTGAATTCTGAGCTCTGGCACGCCTGCGCTGGACCACTTGTGTGCTTACCGACAGCCGGTACTCGGGTTGTCTACTTCCCCCAGGGCCATAGTGAGCAG GTTGCTGTGTCGACAAACAAGGAAGCGGAGGGTCATATCCCTAATTATCCAAGCTTGCCCCCTCAGTTGTTTTGCCAGCTCCACAATGTCACGATGCAT GCAGATCCAGAAACAGATGAAGTTTATGCTCAGATGACTTTGCAACCTTTAAGACTG CAAGAGCAGAAAGATGCTTATTTTCTTATTGAGATGGGCGTTGTAAGCAAGCAGCCAGTGAATTATTTCTGCAAGACTCTAACGGCAAGTGATACGAGCACACATGGAGGGTTTTCTGTGCGTCGTCGAGCAGCTGAGAAAGTCTTCCCTCCCCTG GATTTCTCGCAGCAGCCACCAGCTCAGGAGCTTGTTGCCCGTGACCTTCACGGTGTTGAATGGAAGTTCAAGCACATCTACCGAG GTCAACCAAAAAGGCATCTGCTTACTACAGGCTGGAGTGTGTTCATCGGTGCCAAGAGATTAGTCGCTGGGGATTCTGTTCTTTTTATCTG GAATGAAAAGAATCAGCTTTTGTTGGGAATCAGGCGTGCTAATCGTCCTCAAACTGTGATGCCATCATCAGTTTTGTCAAGTGACAGCATGCATATagggctgcttgctgcagcagctcATGCTGCTGCTACAAACGGCTGTTTTACAGTATTTTACAATCCAAG GGCAAATCCATCTGAGTTCGTGATACCACTTTCTAAGTATGTTAAGGCTGTATTTCACACACGTGTGTCAGCTGGGATGCGATTTCGGATGCTCTTTGAGACTGAAGAATGCAGTATTCGCAG GTATATGGGAACAATTACTGGCACAAGTGATTTGGATCCTGTACGCTGGCCAAATTCGCATTGGAGATCGGTCAAG GTTGGCTGGGATGAATCGACAGCAGGTGAGAGGCAGCCAAGAGTGTCATTGTGGGAAATCGAGCCTCTAACAACCTTTCCCATGTATCCGTCTTTGTTTCCTCTTAGGCTAAATCGTCCTTGGCATCTTGGAGGCCCTTTTTCTCAGG ACACCAAAGAAGATGAGCTAAATGCCCCCATATGGCTGAGGAATGATGCTGGTGAACAAGGCTCGCATCCCTTCAATTCCCCATCGCTTGGTATGGGCTCCTGGATGCATGAGAGACTCGAGCCGTTGCTACCAGGGAATGAGGTCAGTCAGTACCAAGCCATGTCAGCTGCCGCTTTGGAGGCCATTCGAGGCGTGGATATTCTGAGACCACATCTTTTACAATATCAGCAACCATTTCAATTTCTCCAACATTTGCAGCATCAAGATTTTCAGCAGGTCATCAGTTCTCCATCACTACGTTTATTAGAGAACCAACCAACCTCTGTTCCACAGCAACAGTTGCAGCAGCTACTAAGTGAACAGCACAAGCAGCAGGTTCAACAAACACATGCCTATGCAGACACATTTGAGATTCCCAACAATCACCCGCAGCAACAGTCGAGTTTGTCCTCTCAATTTTATGAGAAGCCCATCATTCCAGATTCAAGCTTTAATATCTTTCCCATCACAACATCGAGTTCTGTCCAGGGTATATTTGGATCTACTTACCCTGAAGGGAACACTGACCTTCTTAACTGTTCTCAACTTGGTCAGAGCCAGCAGCCAATGAAACCAAAACACAATGAGTCTCAGGTGACTCCTTTCGGTGCTGGAGCTCTTCTTCCATCATTTGCAGAGAAGGATGGTTCTGGTGGAAATCAAAATTGTCCTAGTTTCCAGAATCatgtctcctctctcctctctattGCAGCTCCTAACTTAACTATGAATGCAACTCTCGGTGATGCATCTGCCACGCCATATGTTGCTTCATGCATTCAAAACTCTCTTTATGGATATTTGGATGAATCATCAAACTTACTGCAAAATTCAGGAGAGAGCAATCCACAATCCCAAACTTTTGTGAAG GTTTATAAGTCTGGATCAGTTGGACGGTCTTTAGACATATCCCGGTTCAGCAACTACGATGAACTGCGTGTGGAGCTGGGTCATATGTTTGGAGTTGGGGGTCTATTGGAAGATCCTCGTAGATCAGGCTGGCAGCTTGTATTTGTCGACAGGGAGAACGATGTGATTCTCCTTGGAGACGATCCCTGGGA ATCATTTGTGAATAATGTCTGGTATATCAAAATACTTTCTCCTGAAGATTTGCATAAGATGGGAAAGCAGGGGATTGATTGA